The following proteins are encoded in a genomic region of Triticum dicoccoides isolate Atlit2015 ecotype Zavitan chromosome 1B, WEW_v2.0, whole genome shotgun sequence:
- the LOC119345263 gene encoding uncharacterized protein LOC119345263: MSLACLVCHGMNSPSHSLRSYSVSSSEEDNRCGAVVSCLTRRVTPAGSASVGTSKVTPFPSIAAGQGTEGTPRLQRSRAVSRDLVRDWNFDEAVVAN, translated from the coding sequence ATGAGTCTTGCTTGTCTTGTATGCCATGGCATGAACAGCCCCTCACACTCTCTTAGAAGCTACTCGGTGTCGAGTTCAGAGGAGGACAACCGATGTGGAGCTGTTGTTTCCTGCTTAACTCGGAGAGTAACGCCGGCTGGATCTGCTAGTGTTGGGACATCAAAGGTGACCCCCTTTCCATCCATAGCGGCTGGTCAAGGCACCGAGGGCACTCCTCGCCTTCAACGAAGCCGTGCTGTGTCCAGGGACCTTGTCAGAGACTGGAACTTTGATGAAGCCGTCGTTGCAAACTAG
- the LOC119345275 gene encoding bifunctional aspartate aminotransferase and glutamate/aspartate-prephenate aminotransferase-like isoform X2 has protein sequence MAAVRAEAVDTSISPRVSALRPSKTMAITDMASALRQAGVPVIGLAAGEPDFDTPAVIAEAGINAIRDGSTRYTPNAGTMELRKAICNKLQEENGLTYSPDQVLVSNGAKQCITQAVLAVCSPGDEVLIPAPFWVSYPEMARLAGATPVILPTSISDNFLLKPESLASVITEKSRLLILCSPSNPTGSVYPRELLEEIAAIVKKYPRLLVLSDEIYEHIIYHPAKHTSFAALPGMYDRTLTVNGFSKAFAMTGWRLGYLAAPKHFVSACGKIQSQYTSGASSISQKAGLAALNLGYAGGEAVATMVKAFQERRDYLVSSFRELPGVKISEPQGAFYLFIDFSSYYGSEVEGFGTIKDSETLCMFLLEKAQVALVPGDAFGDDKGVRISYAAALSTLQSAMEKIKDAMALLKAPAAVQ, from the exons ATGGCGGCGGTGAGGGCGGAGGCGGTGGACACGTCCATCAGCCCGCGGGTGAGCGCGCTGCGGCCGTCCAAGACCATGGCCATCACCGACATGGCCAGCGCGCTGCGGCAGGCCGGGGTGCCCGTCATCGGACTCGCCGCTGGGGAGCCCGACTTCGACACGCCGGCGGTGATCGCCGAG GCTGGGATAAATGCAATCAGGGATGGGTCTACTAGGTACACACCTAATGCAGGGACTATGGAGCTGAGGAAAGCTATCTGCAACAAGCTTCAGG AGGAGAATGGTCTAACCTACAGCCCAGATCAGGTGCTAGTGAGCAATGGAGCTAAACAGTGCATTACACAAGCTGTTCTTGCTGTTTGCTCACCTGGTGATGAG GTTTTGATACCAGCACCATTTTGGGTCAGCTATCCTGAAATGGCTAGGTTGGCTGGTGCAACACCAGTGATCCTCCCGACAAGCATATCAGACAATTTCCTGCTAAAGCCAGAGTCACTTGCCTCAGTGATCACTGAAAAATCAAGGCTCTTGATTCTATGCTCTCCATCTAATCCAACAGGCTCTGTGTATCCCAGGGAGCTGCTTGAGGAGATTGCTGCTATAGTCAAGAAGTATCCTAGGCTCCTG gTTCTATCTGATGAGATCTATGAGCATATTATCTATCATCCTGCTAAACACACAAGCTTTGCTGCATTACCTGGAATGTATGACAGAACATTAACTGTAAATGGGTTTTCTAAG GCTTTTGCTATGACTGGCTGGCGACTTGGATACTTAGCTGCCCCTAAACATTTTGTCTCAGCTTGTGGAAAGATCCAAAGCCAG TACACATCTGGTGCCAGTAGTATATCACAGAAGGCAGGGCTTGCAGCCTTGAACCTTGGTTATGCCGGCGGTGAAGCAGTTGCAACCATGGTCAAAGCATTCCAGGAGCGCCGGGATTACCTTGTAAGTAGTTTCAGGGAACTGCCAGGAGTAAAAATATCAGAACCTCAG GGTGCTTTCTATTTGTTCATCGACTTCAGCTCCTACTACGGGTCTGAGGTAGAGGGTTTTGGCACCATCAAGGATTCTGAGACCCTCTGCATGTTCCTGCTAGAGAAAGCACAG GTCGCGCTTGTCCCCGGAGATGCATTTGGAGATGACAAGGGTGTTCGTATCTCCTATGCTGCTGCACTGTCAACGCTACAATCTGCGATGGAGAAGATAAAAGACGCAATGGCTCTGCTCAAGGCCCCTGCCGCGGTTCAATGA
- the LOC119345275 gene encoding bifunctional aspartate aminotransferase and glutamate/aspartate-prephenate aminotransferase-like isoform X1 — protein MAFSSLATPSSSSPSSSFTLPTKPSPGAGSLSFSRASTGKFRMAAVRAEAVDTSISPRVSALRPSKTMAITDMASALRQAGVPVIGLAAGEPDFDTPAVIAEAGINAIRDGSTRYTPNAGTMELRKAICNKLQEENGLTYSPDQVLVSNGAKQCITQAVLAVCSPGDEVLIPAPFWVSYPEMARLAGATPVILPTSISDNFLLKPESLASVITEKSRLLILCSPSNPTGSVYPRELLEEIAAIVKKYPRLLVLSDEIYEHIIYHPAKHTSFAALPGMYDRTLTVNGFSKAFAMTGWRLGYLAAPKHFVSACGKIQSQYTSGASSISQKAGLAALNLGYAGGEAVATMVKAFQERRDYLVSSFRELPGVKISEPQGAFYLFIDFSSYYGSEVEGFGTIKDSETLCMFLLEKAQVALVPGDAFGDDKGVRISYAAALSTLQSAMEKIKDAMALLKAPAAVQ, from the exons ATGGCGTTCTCCTCCCTCgccaccccttcctcctcctccccctcctcgtctTTCACCCTCCCCACCAAGCCCTCCCCGGGCGCAGGCTCCCTCTCCTTCTCCAG GGCGTCCACGGGGAAGTTCAGGATGGCGGCGGTGAGGGCGGAGGCGGTGGACACGTCCATCAGCCCGCGGGTGAGCGCGCTGCGGCCGTCCAAGACCATGGCCATCACCGACATGGCCAGCGCGCTGCGGCAGGCCGGGGTGCCCGTCATCGGACTCGCCGCTGGGGAGCCCGACTTCGACACGCCGGCGGTGATCGCCGAG GCTGGGATAAATGCAATCAGGGATGGGTCTACTAGGTACACACCTAATGCAGGGACTATGGAGCTGAGGAAAGCTATCTGCAACAAGCTTCAGG AGGAGAATGGTCTAACCTACAGCCCAGATCAGGTGCTAGTGAGCAATGGAGCTAAACAGTGCATTACACAAGCTGTTCTTGCTGTTTGCTCACCTGGTGATGAG GTTTTGATACCAGCACCATTTTGGGTCAGCTATCCTGAAATGGCTAGGTTGGCTGGTGCAACACCAGTGATCCTCCCGACAAGCATATCAGACAATTTCCTGCTAAAGCCAGAGTCACTTGCCTCAGTGATCACTGAAAAATCAAGGCTCTTGATTCTATGCTCTCCATCTAATCCAACAGGCTCTGTGTATCCCAGGGAGCTGCTTGAGGAGATTGCTGCTATAGTCAAGAAGTATCCTAGGCTCCTG gTTCTATCTGATGAGATCTATGAGCATATTATCTATCATCCTGCTAAACACACAAGCTTTGCTGCATTACCTGGAATGTATGACAGAACATTAACTGTAAATGGGTTTTCTAAG GCTTTTGCTATGACTGGCTGGCGACTTGGATACTTAGCTGCCCCTAAACATTTTGTCTCAGCTTGTGGAAAGATCCAAAGCCAG TACACATCTGGTGCCAGTAGTATATCACAGAAGGCAGGGCTTGCAGCCTTGAACCTTGGTTATGCCGGCGGTGAAGCAGTTGCAACCATGGTCAAAGCATTCCAGGAGCGCCGGGATTACCTTGTAAGTAGTTTCAGGGAACTGCCAGGAGTAAAAATATCAGAACCTCAG GGTGCTTTCTATTTGTTCATCGACTTCAGCTCCTACTACGGGTCTGAGGTAGAGGGTTTTGGCACCATCAAGGATTCTGAGACCCTCTGCATGTTCCTGCTAGAGAAAGCACAG GTCGCGCTTGTCCCCGGAGATGCATTTGGAGATGACAAGGGTGTTCGTATCTCCTATGCTGCTGCACTGTCAACGCTACAATCTGCGATGGAGAAGATAAAAGACGCAATGGCTCTGCTCAAGGCCCCTGCCGCGGTTCAATGA